CGTCGCGGAGCCGTCCTCGGTGCGTCTGCGCTGCTCGGCGCGGACGATGTCGATGCGGGCGTGCAGTATCCTGCGTAAGTACGACAGGTCGGTTTCTTCCTGCCTTGCCTCGTCCCGCAGTCCTCGCACCTCGTCGAGTTCGTAGCGCTCGATTTCACTGGTGTAATCCGGGGACAGGACCCTGTCGATGCGGCGGCGTCCACCCGGACGGACTTCGATCACACCTCCATCTTCAAGCACGTGGGGTGCCTTCGCCAAGTATTTCACCTCTTTCGGCGAAACCGCGTGTTCCTGTGCCTGGGGAGAAGGCTGGTGTTTCGAGGAATTTCACACCCACCAGCACCAACCAACACGCCTCAAGTGAGTCCGAGAGCTTCGCGTGCCTGCGTGGGCGGCAGTGGTGGCCGCTGCGCTATCTTGGCCACACCCGTTGCCCGCGCGACCAACTGGGTGTTGTCCCGCACCTCGGCACCCTCGGAGTACGCCAGCGTATCGGCCATACCGACCCGGATATGCCCCCCGGCGGCGATCGTGGCGAGCAGGACCGGAAGGCTCGCCGACTCCACACCGACCGTCGAGAACGTCGCGCCCTCGGGAAGCTCGGCCAGTGCCGCTGCCAGAGTACCGACGTCGCCGGGCATCCCCTTCGAGCCGCCGAAGACGAGCACCGCGTGCACGGGAGCATCCCCGTGCAGATGTCGCAGTGTGGCCAACTGTCCGATTTCGGAGGCTTCGTAATGCACCGCCACACCGCGGAGGCGAGCTCCCTCACGCAGCGTGGCGACGAAGTCCTCCGGAGCGTTCAGCGGACAGATCAGCACGTCGGCACCGGAATCCAGCAGTGTCTCCGGAGTCTCCGATCGGGCGTGTGCGGCGATCCGCACGATCAGGCCGGTACGGGCCCGCACAGCGGCCACGACATCCGGCAGGGAGACGTCGTGGCGTGGTTCCAGGTCGATCACGGAGGCACCGACACGCTCACAGTCCGCCGCCGCACCGGCCACTTCCGCACTACTCACCGGCAGCTGTGCCACATCGGCCTTGGCATGTGCACCGGTCGGGGCGACCACGATGACGGTGCCTGTCCGAGCGTCGGACGATGCTGCGGGAGTGTTGGACGGCCCTGGGGTGCTCGACGGCGCTGCCATGCCCCGAATCCTGGCACACCCGAGAGTGTTCCCGAGAAGTGTCTGCACGGTGGCTACTCGATGTGGTCCGCAATAGCCGCAAGACATCAACGGGGCGGCTGAA
This Haloactinomyces albus DNA region includes the following protein-coding sequences:
- a CDS encoding 3-keto-5-aminohexanoate cleavage protein, with amino-acid sequence MAAPSSTPGPSNTPAASSDARTGTVIVVAPTGAHAKADVAQLPVSSAEVAGAAADCERVGASVIDLEPRHDVSLPDVVAAVRARTGLIVRIAAHARSETPETLLDSGADVLICPLNAPEDFVATLREGARLRGVAVHYEASEIGQLATLRHLHGDAPVHAVLVFGGSKGMPGDVGTLAAALAELPEGATFSTVGVESASLPVLLATIAAGGHIRVGMADTLAYSEGAEVRDNTQLVARATGVAKIAQRPPLPPTQAREALGLT